One Natrinema sp. DC36 genomic window, GTACTCCTCTTTGATCTCCTCGATGAGAGAGATGATCGAGCGCTGCATCAGGAGGTCGAGCGCCGCCGTCGGCTCGTCCATCACGAGCACCTCGGGTTCCAGGATGAGCGAGAGCGCGATGAGCGCTCGCTGTTTCATGCCGCCGGAGAGCTCGTGGGCGTAGGCGTCGAGCACCCGTTCGGGATCCATATACAGATCGCGGAGAATGTCGTGGGCGCGCTCCATCCCCTCCTCGATGTCGTGGTCGTGGGCATCGAGCGTCTCCACGAAGTGCGTCCGGATGGGGCGAACGGGGTTGAACGAACTCATCGCCCCCTGGAACACCATCGAGATTTCCTCCCACCGGAGCTGCCGCAGTTCCTCCTTGTTCAGATCGAGGATGTCGACGTCTTCGCCGGGCGTCGGATGGTACGTGATATCGCCCTGTAACAGGCCGGGATCGACGACGGCGTCGAGGAGGGCGGACGCGAGCATCGATTTGCCGCTCCCGCTCTCGCCGACGACGCCGAATATCTCATCTCGTTGGATGTCCAGACTCACGTCGTCGAGGACCTGTGACGTGCCACGGTCCATGTCGAACGTGACCGACGCGTTCCGGATTTCCAGAATCGGGTCCGCTTGTTTTAGTCCGCTTTCGTAGTTGTCTTTGGAAACAGTCATGTTAGAGACCTCCAGTCTGACCGCCGGCACCGGGTGCTTCTTCGACTTCTTCGTCGACCTCGCCGGTCGTCTTCTCGTGGCGTGCCCGGACGCGCGGGTTGAACACCCGGTCGAGGGACTGTCCGAGCAGGATGAGGCCGATAGAGATGACGACGATCGAGATCATCGGCACGAGGAACCAGTGAATCGCCGCCATTCGTGTGTGAGCGTTGGCACCGTACGCGAGGTTGAGAATACTCCCCCAGTTGAGGTTCTGGAAGGGGAGAATCCCGAGGTAGTACAGTGCGACGGCCTCGAAGATGACTCGACGCCCCGCGTTGGTGAGGTTGATGACGACGAACGGCATCAGGTGCGGGATGATGTCCTTGAACACGATGGTGCGCGTCGGGAGTCCCAGCGAGCGGGAGGCCTCGACGAACTCCTCCTGTCGGAGGGTGAGCACCTGCGAGCGAATCGAGCGGGCGAGGCCGCCCCACGCCGCGACGCTCAACAACAGCCCGACGGCCCACGGGTTACCGAGGAGGGAGTCGGAGAACATCAGCCCCAGCACCATCACGAGCGGGAAGCCGGGAATGTTGATGAACACGTCGGTTATCGAACTGAGTACCGTGTCGGTCATGCCGCCCTTGTAGCCGGCGACGGAACCGACGACGGTTCCGATCGTGACGGTCGAAACCGCGCCAGCGGCGACCATCTTCAGAATCGTCGACGTGGAATAGATCGTCTGTGCCAGCAGGTCACGGCCCATGTCGTCGGTCCCGAGCGGGTACTCCCACGACTGGAAGGGTAATACGAGGGCCTCTCCCTCGAGGGGCTCAGTCTGCTCGATGAAGACCGGGCCGAGAACGCCCATCAGGAGATACGTGAGTACGATGGTGAACCCGATCCGCGCCCGCCAGTCCGTCCAGATAATGGCGATGGGTGTGTAGACGTACGCATCGTAGAGTTTCCGGAGTTTATCCTTCCGCGTCTCCTCGTACTCGGAGACGACGTCGAACGGTGACGCGTCGTCGATCGCACTTCCGCC contains:
- a CDS encoding ABC transporter permease — protein: MTDNTDEPMTDGGSAIDDASPFDVVSEYEETRKDKLRKLYDAYVYTPIAIIWTDWRARIGFTIVLTYLLMGVLGPVFIEQTEPLEGEALVLPFQSWEYPLGTDDMGRDLLAQTIYSTSTILKMVAAGAVSTVTIGTVVGSVAGYKGGMTDTVLSSITDVFINIPGFPLVMVLGLMFSDSLLGNPWAVGLLLSVAAWGGLARSIRSQVLTLRQEEFVEASRSLGLPTRTIVFKDIIPHLMPFVVINLTNAGRRVIFEAVALYYLGILPFQNLNWGSILNLAYGANAHTRMAAIHWFLVPMISIVVISIGLILLGQSLDRVFNPRVRARHEKTTGEVDEEVEEAPGAGGQTGGL